From the genome of Triticum aestivum cultivar Chinese Spring chromosome 3B, IWGSC CS RefSeq v2.1, whole genome shotgun sequence, one region includes:
- the LOC123068239 gene encoding putative pentatricopeptide repeat-containing protein At5g52630 has product MRTLISSCCLILDPKRFPRSHTPSDAGHLAAPMASIPSLAVSGAATAVAAKPPPSSAGFDKGGSHQRSTQAAENGRLETESPPRPLDALEAMSMLKDGRTVQSAMYVPLLHQCVQASDRGGLRTARALHGHMAKTGTVADMFVATSLVNVYMRCGASRDARRLFDGMPDKNVVTWTALITGHTLNSEPALALEVFVEMLELGRYPSHYTLGGMLNACSAARRIDLGQQVHGYSVKYGADTITSMGNSLCRMYCKSGDLESGLRAFKGTPDKNVITWTTMISSCAEDENYLELGVSLFLDMLEGGVTPNEFTLTSVMSLCGTRLDMNLGKQVQAFCYKVGCEANLPVKNSTMYLYLRKGETDEAMRLFEEMDSSSIITWNAMISGYAQIMDSAKDDLHARSRGFQALKLFRDLVRSELKPDLFTFSSILSVCSAMMALEQGEQIHANTIKTGCLSDVVVNSALVNMYNKCGCIECATKAFVEMPTRTPVTWTSMISGYSQHGRSRDAIQLFEDMILSGAKPNEITFVSLLSACSYAGLVEEAERYFDMMRSEYHIEPLVDHYGCMVDMFVRLGRLDDAFSFIKRTGFEPNEAIWSSLVAGCRSHGNMELAFYAADRLLELKPKVIETYVLLLNMYVSTGRWRDVARVRKLAKHEDVGVLRDRSWIAIRDKVYFFRADDMTHPQATELYLLLENLLEKAKAVGYEPYQNAPELLSDSKEGDEDKPAAAAGSLIKHHSERLAVALGLLKTPPGATVRVTKNITMCRDCHSSIKYFSLLANREIVVRDSKRLHKFKDGRCSCGDFGGALLL; this is encoded by the exons ATGCGCACCCTTATCTCCTCTTGCTGCCTCATACTCGACCCAAAGAGATTCCCTCGCTCTCACACACCCAGTGATGCTGGCCATCTCGCCGCGCCAATGGCATCCATCCCCTCCCTCGCCGTCTCCGGCGCCGCCACTGCCGTCGCTGCCAAGCCCCCGCCGAGCTCCGCCGGCTTCGACAAG GGCGGTTCTCATCAGAGGAGCACCCAAGCAGCGGAAAATGGCAGATTGGAGACCGAGAGCCCCCCTCGGCCGCTAGATGCCCTGGAAGCAATGAGCATGCTGAAAGACGGCCGGACGGTGCAGTCAGCGATGTACGTGCCTCTGCTTCACCAGTGCGTCCAAGCCAGCGACCGAGGGGGCCTCCGCACCGCCAGGGCCCTGCACGGCCACATGGCGAAGACCGGAACCGTCGCGGACATGTTCGTGGCGACGTCCCTGGTGAACGTGTACATGAGGTGCGGGGCGAGCCGGGACGCGCGCAGGCTGTTCGACGGAATGCCCGACAAGAACGTGGTCACCTGGACGGCGCTGATAACGGGCCACACTCTCAACTCCGAGCCGGCGCTGGCGCTGGAGGTGTTCGTCGAGATGCTCGAGCTGGGGAGGTACCCGTCGCACTACACGCTGGGCGGCATGCTGAACGCGTGCTCTGCCGCGCGCAGGATCGACCTGGGCCAGCAGGTCCATGGCTACTCGGTTAAGTATGGGGCCGATACCATCACGAGCATGGGCAATTCACTCTGCAGGATGTACTGCAAGTCTGGAGACTTGGAGTCTGGCCTGAGGGCCTTTAAGGGCACCCCTGACAAGAATGTGATCACCTGGACGACGATGATATCGTCCTGCGCCGAAGATGAGAACTACCTGGAGCTTGGGGTGAGTTTGTTTCTTGATATGCTCGAGGGAGGGGTGACGCCGAATGAGTTCACGTTGACTAGCGTCATGAGCTTGTGTGGCACGAGGCTGGATATGAACCTCGGCAAGCAGGTCCAGGCTTTCTGCTACAAGGTTGGGTGTGAAGCGAATCTTCCGGTGAAGAACTCCACAATGTACCTCTATCTCAGGAAGGGCGAAACGGACGAGGCAATGCGGTTGTTCGAAGAGATGGACAGCAGCAGTATTATCACGTGGAATGCAATGATCTCCGGGTATGCTCAAATCATGGACTCGGCAAAGGATGACCTCCATGCTCGTTCCAGAGGGTTCCAGGCACTCAAATTATTCCGTGATCTCGTGAGATCTGAATTGAAGCCAGACTTGTTCACCTTCTCAAGCATCCTGTCAGTATGCAGCGCCATGATGGCCTTGGAGCAGGGCGAGCAAATCCATGCAAACACGATAAAGACTGGATGCCTGTCGGATGTTGTTGTGAACAGCGCGCTGGTAAACATGTACAACAAGTGCGGATGCATCGAGTGCGCGACCAAAGCCTTCGTCGAGATGCCAACACGGACACCTGTCACGTGGACCTCTATGATTTCAGGGTACTCGCAGCATGGCCGGTCCCGAGATGCGATACAGCTCTTTGAGGACATGATATTATCTGGCGCCAAACCAAACGAGATCACATTCGTAAGTTTGCTGTCAGCCTGCAGCTATGCTGGTTTAGTCGAGGAGGCTGAGCGCTACTTTGACATGATGCGGAGTGAGTATCATATAGAGCCTCTTGTGGACCATTACGGGTGCATGGTTGACATGTTCGTGCGATTGGGCCGGCTGGATGATGCATTTTCCTTCATCAAGAGAACAGGCTTTGAGCCGAACGAGGCCATCTGGTCCAGTTTGGTAGCTGGATGCCGGAGTCATGGGAACATGGAACTTGCTTTCTACGCCGCTGATAGGCTCCTTGAGCTCAAGCCGAAAGTGATTGAAACATATGTCTTGCTGTTGAACATGTACGTGTCTACTGGTAGATGGCGTGACGTCGCCAGGGTGCGGAAACTGGCCAAACATGAAGATGTCGGGGTTCTCAGAGACCGTAGCTGGATTGCAATCAGAGACAAGGTGTATTTCTTCAGAGCTGATGACATGACTCACCCACAAGCTACAGAGTTGTATCTATTATTGGAGAATTTGCTGGAAAAGGCTAAGGCCGTAGGGTACGAACCGTACCAGAATGCTCCTGAGTTATTATCTGACAGCAAGGAGGGCGACGAGGACAAGCCTGCTGCTGCTGCAGGTTCACTAATAAAGCACCACAGTGAGAGGTTGGCTGTTGCACTGGGGCTGCTCAAAACACCTCCTGGTGCGACAGTCCGTGTGACCAAGAACATCACCATGTGCAGGGACTGCCACAGCTCTATCAAATACTTCTCACTACTCGCAAACAGAGAGATTGTTGTCCGGGACAGCAAACGGCTTCACAAGTTCAAGGATGGTCGGTGCTCGTGTGGGGATTTCGGTGGTGCGCTCCTCCTGTGA